The proteins below come from a single Elgaria multicarinata webbii isolate HBS135686 ecotype San Diego chromosome 11, rElgMul1.1.pri, whole genome shotgun sequence genomic window:
- the CMTM5 gene encoding CKLF-like MARVEL transmembrane domain-containing protein 5: MGEHEETPGGLQGFALDKDFLRSPKGVLMEAELGLCFLVFLLLTASISAYMGAALLEVLVTLAFLGLRATHYYERLTRVNWPCLDFLRCISAAIVFIVVAFAVIAASHEGSAVSAFVFSLILIAVFCFDAYKTYRAEMGSDQDADLG, from the exons ATGGGGGAGCACGAAGAGACGCCCGGGGGGCTGCAGGGCTTTGCCCTGGACAAGGACTTCCTGCGCTCCCCCAAGGGGGTGCTGATGGAGGCAGAGCTG GGCCTCTGCTTCTTGGTGTTCTTGCTGTTAACGGCATCCATTTCAGCCTACATGGGCGCTGCCCTGTTGGAGGTGTTGGTGACACTGGCGTTCTTAGGACTACGAGCGACGCACTACTACGAACGCCTGACCCGGGTCAACTGGCCCTGTCTG GACTTCCTTCGCTGCATCAGCGCCGCGATTGTCTTCATCGTTGTGGCTTTCGCCGTCATCGCTGCCAGCCACGAGGGCTCCGCTGTGTCTGCTTTC gtctTCAGTCTTATCCTTATTGCGGTCTTCTGCTTCGATGCCTACAAAACCTACAGGGCTGAGATGGGATCAGACCAGG ACGCAGATCTGGGCTGA